In the Pirellulales bacterium genome, one interval contains:
- a CDS encoding ATP-dependent Clp protease proteolytic subunit yields MNDSHIQLVEPRAAYREYQRQRQLTLGDLLLENRIILLQGEIYDGNANELVMKLLYLQSENRRKEIHFYINSPGGSVTATMAIYDTMQILSCPVATYCVGLAASGGAVLLAGGSKGKRFALPHAKVMIHQPYGQVGGQVSDIEIQADEILKTREVLNQILADHTGQPIERIAKDTDRDRYLTAAESKEYGLVDDILTKPPKQAEDDED; encoded by the coding sequence ATGAACGATTCTCATATCCAGCTTGTCGAACCTCGCGCCGCTTACCGCGAATATCAGCGGCAGCGGCAGCTCACGCTCGGCGACCTGCTGCTTGAAAATCGCATCATTTTGCTGCAAGGCGAAATCTACGACGGCAATGCCAACGAACTCGTGATGAAGCTGCTCTACTTGCAAAGCGAAAATCGTCGCAAGGAAATTCATTTTTACATCAATTCGCCGGGCGGCAGCGTCACCGCGACGATGGCCATCTACGACACGATGCAAATCCTGTCCTGCCCGGTCGCAACCTATTGCGTCGGCCTCGCGGCCAGCGGCGGCGCCGTGTTGCTCGCCGGCGGCTCGAAAGGAAAACGGTTTGCGCTGCCGCATGCCAAAGTGATGATCCACCAGCCGTATGGCCAAGTCGGCGGCCAGGTTTCGGATATTGAAATCCAAGCCGACGAAATCCTCAAAACCCGCGAAGTGCTCAATCAAATCCTGGCTGATCACACCGGTCAGCCGATCGAACGAATCGCCAAAGACACCGACCGCGATCGCTATCTGACCGCGGCCGAATCCAAGGAATATGGCTTGGTCGACGACATCCTCACCAAGCCCCCCAAGCAGGCCGAAGACGATGAGGATTGA
- a CDS encoding ATP-dependent Clp protease proteolytic subunit, translating into MPLIPYVIEKSGREERAMDIYSRLLKDRIIFLGSAINDEVSNSIVAQMLFLQAEDPKADVHLYINSPGGSVTAGLAIYDTMQFITCDVSTYCIGQCASMGAVLLTAGTSGKRRALPNARIMIHQPLAGMEGTAEEIMIHAKEFKKIKQKINAILLKHTGHPLDKIEQDTDRDRFMSAQEAMEYKLIDQVIEHMEVREKIVPSH; encoded by the coding sequence ATGCCCCTGATTCCCTACGTCATTGAAAAAAGCGGCCGCGAAGAGCGGGCGATGGATATTTACAGTCGCCTGCTCAAGGATCGCATCATTTTCCTTGGCTCGGCGATCAACGACGAAGTGTCGAATTCGATTGTCGCCCAAATGCTGTTTCTCCAAGCCGAGGACCCGAAGGCCGACGTTCACCTGTATATCAATTCGCCGGGGGGCAGCGTCACCGCTGGTCTGGCGATTTACGACACGATGCAGTTCATCACCTGCGACGTGTCGACCTATTGCATCGGCCAATGCGCCTCGATGGGCGCCGTGCTGCTCACGGCCGGCACGAGCGGCAAGCGGCGAGCCCTGCCGAATGCGCGCATCATGATCCACCAACCGCTGGCCGGCATGGAAGGCACGGCCGAGGAAATCATGATCCACGCCAAGGAATTCAAGAAGATCAAGCAGAAGATCAACGCGATCCTGCTGAAGCACACCGGCCATCCGCTCGACAAGATCGAGCAAGACACGGATCGAGACCGTTTCATGTCGGCCCAAGAAGCGATGGAATATAAGCTGATCGATCAGGTGATCGAGCACATGGAAGTGCGGGAGAAAATCGTGCCATCCCACTAA
- a CDS encoding SOS response-associated peptidase, which yields MCGRYTLRASPQQMALAFHVNMAIDLHPRYNIAPTQQAPVVRSLADGNRELAELRWGLIPRWATDRSIGSRMINARSETAATKPAFREAMRERRCLIPADGFYEWQKQGGQKHPMFVHCRDDAPFAFAGLWEHWTDEQHQPLETFTILTAPANDQLRPLHDRMPIIIRPENYQRWLDPTMTDAAAVEIFLADPPEDLVLQPVGSRVNSVANDDPTCIVPVRAQKTLWD from the coding sequence ATGTGCGGACGCTATACATTGCGAGCTTCGCCGCAGCAGATGGCGCTCGCGTTTCATGTCAACATGGCCATCGACCTGCACCCGCGATACAACATCGCTCCGACCCAGCAGGCGCCGGTCGTCCGTTCGTTGGCGGACGGAAATCGCGAGTTGGCCGAACTCCGTTGGGGCCTGATTCCACGTTGGGCCACCGACCGATCGATCGGCAGTCGGATGATCAATGCCCGTAGCGAAACTGCCGCCACGAAACCGGCGTTTCGCGAGGCGATGCGCGAGCGGCGCTGCTTGATTCCGGCCGACGGTTTTTACGAATGGCAGAAACAAGGGGGCCAAAAACACCCCATGTTCGTCCACTGCCGCGATGACGCCCCGTTTGCGTTCGCGGGCCTGTGGGAGCATTGGACCGATGAGCAGCATCAGCCGCTCGAAACGTTCACTATCCTTACCGCCCCCGCCAACGATCAACTGCGGCCGCTGCACGATCGGATGCCGATCATCATCCGGCCGGAGAATTACCAGCGTTGGCTCGACCCGACGATGACCGACGCCGCCGCGGTCGAGATATTTTTGGCCGATCCGCCGGAAGACCTCGTGCTCCAACCTGTCGGCTCGCGTGTCAACAGCGTCGCCAACGACGACCCGACTTGCATTGTCCCCGTCCGAGCCCAAAAGACACTTTGGGACTAA
- the ispE gene encoding 4-(cytidine 5'-diphospho)-2-C-methyl-D-erythritol kinase has product MDARRGFACCDLLAPAKLNLLLEVLARREDGFHEIETLMVPINLFDSLTVRAEPEGSVRLRCRWAPGLQMAKRDAGPSMVARQATSAAGGRPPIADWEELPERGENIVVRAIELLRLRAGTRAGAVVALTKRIPSAAGLGGGSSDAAAALVAANRVWNLGWSREQLHEVAAEIGSDVPFFLDSGAALCRGRGERIEALPAIPAMNFVVVAPPGGLSTADVYRGCRPAAAPRRAEVLAAALRTGDMRKVAAAMHNGLGMAAEQLSPWIGRVKHELADCGCTGVQMSGSGTSCFGICRTSRHARRAARWMRARGWSRSAAVRSID; this is encoded by the coding sequence GTGGACGCGCGCCGGGGTTTTGCGTGCTGCGATCTGTTGGCCCCGGCAAAGCTGAACCTGCTGCTCGAGGTGCTTGCCCGGCGAGAAGATGGCTTCCATGAGATTGAAACGCTCATGGTGCCAATCAATTTATTCGATAGTTTGACCGTGCGAGCCGAGCCGGAAGGAAGCGTGCGGTTAAGGTGTCGCTGGGCGCCAGGGCTGCAAATGGCGAAGCGCGATGCTGGACCGAGCATGGTCGCGCGGCAAGCCACATCGGCTGCCGGCGGCCGTCCGCCGATTGCCGATTGGGAAGAATTGCCCGAGCGAGGCGAAAACATTGTCGTCCGAGCGATCGAATTGTTGCGCCTTCGCGCAGGAACTAGGGCGGGGGCGGTTGTCGCGCTAACGAAGCGAATTCCTTCCGCTGCCGGTTTGGGCGGCGGATCGAGCGATGCCGCAGCCGCATTGGTCGCAGCGAATCGAGTGTGGAATCTTGGTTGGTCGCGTGAGCAATTGCACGAGGTCGCGGCGGAAATTGGGAGCGATGTTCCGTTCTTCCTCGACTCGGGCGCGGCCTTGTGCCGGGGGCGCGGCGAGCGGATCGAAGCACTGCCGGCCATTCCGGCGATGAATTTCGTGGTCGTCGCACCCCCTGGCGGGCTGTCGACGGCCGACGTGTATCGCGGTTGCCGGCCGGCGGCCGCGCCGCGGCGAGCCGAAGTCTTAGCTGCCGCGTTGCGGACGGGCGACATGCGGAAGGTCGCGGCGGCAATGCACAACGGGCTCGGCATGGCCGCCGAGCAACTGTCGCCATGGATTGGCCGGGTGAAGCATGAACTGGCCGATTGCGGTTGCACAGGCGTGCAAATGAGCGGCAGCGGAACGAGTTGTTTCGGGATTTGCCGAACGTCGCGGCATGCCCGGCGCGCGGCCCGTTGGATGCGGGCTCGCGGCTGGAGCCGCAGCGCGGCGGTTCGGTCGATAGATTGA
- a CDS encoding SpoVG family protein translates to MEVTEVRIKLIEEAGERLQAFCSITFDNCFVIRDLKIIGGANGPFVAMPSRKLTAHCPQCGCKNHLRAAYCNQCGTRLKEDRTIKDEEGRLKLYADIAHPINSACREMIQDRVIREFREEIVRSKQPGYVSRYEDFDGDDFVAAASASGRGRRELAAGERGAARETPAYTRSGSEPASRVQPAEPQQPPPPHSIPIMAASAATATVVAATTTASTTSEAVSAGLVGRSPPPADGFGAGIF, encoded by the coding sequence GTGGAAGTCACCGAGGTCCGCATCAAGTTGATCGAAGAGGCGGGCGAGCGCCTTCAGGCGTTTTGTTCGATAACGTTCGACAATTGTTTCGTGATCCGCGATCTGAAGATCATCGGCGGAGCGAATGGTCCGTTCGTTGCCATGCCGAGCCGAAAGCTGACGGCGCATTGCCCGCAATGCGGGTGCAAGAACCATCTCCGCGCGGCCTATTGCAATCAATGCGGCACGCGGCTGAAGGAAGACCGCACGATCAAAGACGAGGAGGGCCGACTCAAGCTCTACGCCGACATCGCGCACCCCATCAATTCGGCTTGCCGCGAGATGATTCAAGATCGCGTGATTCGCGAATTCCGCGAGGAGATCGTGCGTTCGAAGCAGCCCGGCTACGTTTCGCGATACGAAGATTTCGACGGCGATGATTTCGTGGCGGCGGCGTCGGCAAGCGGTCGCGGCCGGCGCGAGTTGGCTGCCGGCGAACGCGGCGCAGCGCGCGAGACCCCCGCCTACACGCGCTCCGGCAGCGAACCGGCCAGCCGAGTTCAACCGGCCGAGCCACAGCAGCCGCCTCCTCCCCACTCGATCCCCATCATGGCAGCCTCGGCGGCGACGGCCACCGTCGTGGCGGCAACGACCACCGCTTCGACGACAAGCGAAGCCGTCAGCGCGGGCTTGGTAGGCCGTTCGCCGCCGCCGGCAGACGGCTTCGGCGCAGGGATTTTTTAG
- a CDS encoding site-2 protease family protein: MNEPTSMPEPPSPRPILPAFPAAEPPSAERSASNTEHRAEVPSEPAADPVAEFAAAFASQAAGGPGQVPTAEMALEPGPRVPNRMLDECDLRSPRIRRRVVLPVVLFLTACVTTFAAGAYGWKMAVLDDSFFQLARANWRQGLEYMAAAMAVLLAHEMGHFLMSVRYRVPASYPVFLPVPIMLTGTMGAVIGMDGRRADRKQLFDIGIAGPLAGLVLTVPLIFAGILTAKAAPPLKEPDPAALFSPQSQAIEHANEEALQAHFGQPLAVTLLRAWLRPEISPDAELVPNALYMAGWLGLLITGLNMLPISQLDGGHIIHGLFGRDARWIGRSLLIAAIAYIIVAEAYSWTLMLLLVIFLGTDHPPTANDQVRIGAWRWALGIASLLIPIFCFTLVPLLTD, encoded by the coding sequence ATGAACGAACCGACCTCGATGCCGGAACCACCGTCGCCGCGGCCAATCCTACCGGCATTCCCGGCTGCCGAACCTCCCTCGGCCGAACGATCGGCCTCCAATACCGAACACCGCGCCGAAGTTCCATCCGAGCCTGCGGCAGATCCGGTTGCCGAATTTGCAGCCGCATTCGCCTCTCAAGCGGCTGGCGGCCCCGGGCAGGTGCCGACGGCGGAAATGGCCCTTGAGCCCGGGCCTCGGGTTCCGAATCGGATGCTCGATGAATGCGATTTGCGTTCGCCGCGAATTCGCCGTCGGGTTGTGTTGCCGGTCGTGTTGTTCCTTACCGCCTGTGTCACGACATTCGCTGCCGGTGCGTATGGCTGGAAAATGGCTGTGCTCGACGATTCATTCTTCCAACTAGCCCGCGCGAATTGGCGGCAGGGTTTGGAATACATGGCCGCGGCGATGGCCGTGCTTCTGGCGCATGAGATGGGCCATTTCCTAATGAGCGTGCGATACCGCGTCCCGGCGAGCTATCCGGTTTTTCTGCCGGTGCCGATAATGCTCACCGGCACGATGGGCGCCGTGATCGGCATGGACGGCCGGCGCGCGGATCGGAAACAACTGTTCGATATCGGCATCGCCGGACCGCTAGCCGGATTGGTGCTGACGGTGCCATTGATTTTCGCCGGAATCTTGACCGCCAAAGCGGCGCCGCCGCTCAAAGAACCCGACCCGGCGGCGTTGTTCAGCCCGCAATCGCAGGCGATCGAGCATGCCAACGAAGAGGCACTGCAGGCCCACTTCGGCCAGCCGCTGGCCGTGACGCTATTGCGGGCGTGGCTGCGGCCGGAAATTTCTCCGGATGCCGAACTGGTCCCCAACGCACTTTACATGGCCGGTTGGCTGGGATTATTGATCACCGGGCTCAACATGCTGCCGATCAGCCAATTGGACGGCGGGCATATCATCCATGGCCTGTTTGGCCGCGATGCACGCTGGATCGGGCGATCGCTGTTGATCGCGGCCATTGCCTACATCATCGTCGCGGAAGCCTACAGTTGGACGCTGATGCTGCTGTTGGTGATTTTCTTGGGCACCGACCATCCTCCGACTGCCAACGACCAAGTTCGCATTGGCGCTTGGCGCTGGGCACTGGGCATTGCATCCTTGCTGATCCCCATCTTTTGCTTCACACTGGTTCCGCTATTAACGGATTAA
- a CDS encoding glycoside hydrolase family 71/99-like protein, which yields MHPFNGVALKGVDCSTLDGKVMCGYQGWHAADGDGCGRGWYHWQGHHGFRPGSTNVDLWPDVSELDADERYPTPFKTADGKTADVYSAFNAKTVLRHFRWMSDYGIDGVFVQRFAGEVFHPLGLRQFNTVLDHCREGANKSGRAYAVMYDLSGIRAGEMNRVMEDWKLLVGKMHITEDPAYLHHKGKPVVAVWGFGFSDRRKYTLREGMNLVAFLKSVPAGGCTVMLGVPTYWRTLDRDAVSDPALLELIAKADIVSPWTVGRYANPKQAADYAAKTVRPDLAWCKEHRVEYMPVVFPGFSWHNQNPRSPLNQIPRLGGRFLWSQFVNAKEAGARMVYQAMFDEVDEGTAIYKCTNNVPVGDSSFLTYEGLPSDHYLRLVGTAAKMMRGEIPPTEAMPPLSPSKQASGREGRGG from the coding sequence ATGCATCCATTTAATGGCGTTGCGCTCAAGGGGGTCGACTGCTCGACGCTCGACGGCAAAGTGATGTGTGGCTATCAGGGATGGCATGCGGCCGACGGCGACGGCTGCGGTCGGGGCTGGTATCACTGGCAGGGCCACCACGGCTTTCGGCCGGGCAGCACCAACGTCGATCTCTGGCCCGACGTAAGCGAGCTCGATGCCGACGAGCGCTATCCGACTCCGTTCAAAACGGCCGACGGAAAAACGGCCGACGTATATAGCGCGTTCAACGCCAAGACGGTGCTGCGGCATTTCCGCTGGATGAGCGACTACGGCATCGACGGCGTCTTCGTGCAGCGCTTCGCAGGCGAAGTATTTCATCCGCTCGGGCTGCGGCAATTCAACACCGTGCTCGATCATTGCCGCGAAGGAGCGAACAAATCCGGCCGAGCCTATGCGGTGATGTACGATCTTTCGGGCATTCGGGCTGGCGAGATGAATCGCGTCATGGAGGATTGGAAGCTGCTGGTCGGCAAGATGCATATCACCGAAGACCCGGCCTACTTGCATCACAAGGGAAAGCCGGTCGTGGCGGTGTGGGGCTTCGGATTCAGCGACCGGCGGAAATACACCCTCCGCGAAGGCATGAATCTTGTCGCATTTCTGAAGAGCGTTCCGGCCGGCGGATGCACGGTGATGCTCGGCGTGCCGACGTATTGGCGAACGCTCGATCGCGATGCCGTCAGCGATCCGGCGCTGCTGGAATTGATTGCGAAGGCCGATATCGTCAGCCCATGGACCGTCGGGCGATATGCGAATCCGAAACAAGCGGCCGACTACGCCGCCAAAACCGTGCGGCCCGACCTTGCGTGGTGCAAAGAGCATCGCGTGGAATACATGCCGGTCGTTTTTCCGGGATTTAGCTGGCACAACCAGAATCCGCGCTCGCCGCTGAACCAGATTCCGCGCCTCGGCGGTCGATTCTTGTGGTCGCAATTCGTAAACGCGAAAGAGGCCGGAGCGAGGATGGTTTATCAAGCCATGTTCGACGAAGTGGATGAGGGAACGGCGATCTATAAATGCACGAACAATGTGCCCGTCGGCGATTCATCGTTTCTGACATACGAAGGATTGCCGAGCGACCATTATCTACGCCTCGTCGGCACGGCGGCGAAGATGATGCGCGGCGAGATCCCGCCGACCGAGGCGATGCCGCCGCTCTCGCCGAGCAAGCAAGCTTCCGGACGGGAAGGACGCGGTGGATGA
- a CDS encoding UDP-2,3-diacylglucosamine diphosphatase: protein MYDAIVISDLHLGSDVCQVKQLVRFLDSIKDDLVTTRELILNGDVFDSWDFRRLKKNHWKVLSIIRSLSDRVRIVWTTGNHDEPADASTVAHLIGAEILDQYILESGHRRIMVFHGHIFDSFISDHPIVTHVVDFFYGWLHKIDKSFRLSKWAKHSSKTFLRCSAKIETEARKYAAKFGCDIVLCGHTHLERSSTIDGVSYFNSGSWCETPCVYLTVLDGAVEVHHYTDASSADESRPMHVPTEGSHLESQASCLESA, encoded by the coding sequence ATGTACGATGCAATCGTAATCTCTGATCTGCATCTAGGCAGCGACGTTTGCCAGGTCAAGCAATTGGTTCGCTTCTTGGATTCGATCAAGGACGATCTCGTCACCACGCGCGAACTAATCCTCAACGGCGATGTGTTCGATTCTTGGGATTTCCGCCGGCTGAAGAAAAACCATTGGAAAGTGCTTTCGATCATCCGTTCACTATCCGACCGCGTAAGGATCGTCTGGACCACCGGCAATCACGATGAGCCGGCCGATGCTTCCACGGTGGCCCATCTGATCGGCGCGGAAATCCTCGATCAATACATTCTCGAATCGGGCCATCGGCGAATCATGGTCTTCCACGGCCATATCTTCGACAGCTTTATCTCCGACCATCCGATCGTCACCCACGTCGTCGACTTCTTCTATGGCTGGCTGCACAAGATCGACAAATCGTTCCGGCTCAGCAAATGGGCAAAGCATTCCAGCAAGACGTTTCTGCGCTGCTCGGCCAAGATCGAGACCGAAGCCAGAAAGTACGCGGCGAAATTCGGCTGCGACATCGTGCTTTGCGGCCACACCCATCTCGAACGCAGCAGCACGATCGACGGCGTTTCATATTTCAATAGCGGCTCATGGTGCGAGACTCCATGCGTTTATCTCACAGTATTGGATGGTGCGGTCGAAGTGCACCACTACACCGATGCGTCGAGCGCCGATGAAAGCCGACCGATGCACGTGCCGACCGAGGGGAGCCATCTCGAAAGCCAGGCCAGCTGTCTCGAAAGCGCTTGA
- a CDS encoding DUF1080 domain-containing protein has translation MKTRIVGFASLLLVAGLASIASGHGEPAFTDPAKAGPDFAVQGEYVGKMKVAGEEKPVGVQVMALGKHEFQATLFHGGLPGDGWKHGDKEDKAKGQTEGDKTELTGSAWKAKIQGDTMTISDTSGDTLGELKKIERKSPTLGAAAPAGAIVLFDGKNTAAWHHGKIVEGDLLGIGPTSKQSFKDFTLHVEFRCPFMPDARGQARGNSGVYLQDRYEVQVLDSFGAVGDGGDCGALYSIAPESINMSFPPLSWQTYDIDFTAARCDEHGKKTADARVTVKHNGVVVHDNLQIPHNTPGQIGNETPAKGDTVVSGPIYLQDHGGDPEAFRNIWVVEKK, from the coding sequence ATGAAAACGCGCATCGTCGGTTTCGCGTCGCTATTGTTGGTTGCCGGCCTGGCGAGCATCGCTAGCGGTCACGGCGAGCCCGCATTCACCGATCCGGCCAAGGCCGGACCCGATTTTGCCGTGCAAGGCGAATACGTCGGCAAAATGAAAGTCGCGGGCGAAGAAAAACCGGTGGGCGTGCAGGTCATGGCGCTCGGAAAGCACGAATTTCAAGCAACCCTCTTTCACGGCGGCTTGCCCGGCGACGGCTGGAAACATGGCGACAAGGAAGACAAGGCCAAGGGGCAAACCGAAGGCGACAAGACGGAACTGACCGGCAGCGCTTGGAAAGCCAAAATCCAGGGCGACACGATGACGATTAGCGACACGAGCGGCGACACACTCGGCGAGCTGAAGAAAATCGAACGCAAAAGCCCCACGCTTGGCGCGGCCGCCCCGGCCGGCGCGATCGTGCTGTTCGACGGCAAGAACACCGCTGCCTGGCATCACGGCAAGATCGTCGAAGGAGATCTGCTGGGCATCGGCCCGACGAGCAAGCAGAGCTTCAAGGATTTCACGCTGCACGTCGAATTCCGCTGCCCCTTCATGCCCGACGCTCGCGGCCAAGCCCGTGGCAACAGCGGCGTGTATCTGCAGGACCGCTACGAAGTGCAAGTACTCGATTCGTTTGGCGCGGTGGGCGACGGCGGCGATTGCGGGGCGCTCTATTCGATCGCGCCGGAGTCGATCAACATGAGCTTTCCTCCGCTCTCGTGGCAGACCTACGACATCGATTTCACCGCCGCCCGCTGCGACGAGCATGGCAAGAAGACGGCCGATGCCCGCGTGACGGTGAAGCACAACGGCGTGGTGGTTCACGACAATTTGCAAATACCGCACAACACGCCCGGTCAGATCGGCAACGAAACGCCGGCGAAGGGCGACACGGTCGTCAGCGGCCCGATTTATCTACAAGACCACGGCGGCGATCCGGAAGCGTTTCGCAATATTTGGGTCGTGGAGAAGAAGTAA
- a CDS encoding ROK family transcriptional regulator, whose product MDNFKTPVAMHGDGNHPTNQVTPNLLRRVNERRILEAIQTKGSLSRAGLVRQTGISPPTVSKLVRSLIAARLLEEGDVLAPAPGRPARVLHLAHAGVRVLGAVVEANECCIAATGLDGRLRDSQTHRFPTPDSYPALIEALVKHARRLTPRGEKAGTLALGISVPGLIDRRQQQVLLSSNLHLLEQHTFAEDLQKRLGVQTILLHDTHGLCLAERAFGQAKGIDDFVFIDATGGLGAAVMNDGRLMTGHSGLAGEIGHVTVDPKGRRCGCGNIGCLETLATDVAFAEAVSEQLGEKMDIERVVQMLRSEESDSTSESRRAKISAEIDRTLEYLGIAIATLVNIFNPAAVFVRSRMFDIRDDLFDALLERVRRRALGPLLAGCKILRATDSKLHGAIAGTIHHLTSVLGPKM is encoded by the coding sequence ATGGACAACTTCAAAACACCTGTGGCGATGCACGGCGACGGCAATCATCCGACGAATCAAGTCACGCCCAATCTCTTGCGGCGCGTGAACGAGCGGCGAATCCTCGAAGCGATTCAAACCAAAGGCTCGCTCTCCCGAGCCGGGCTCGTGCGCCAGACCGGCATCAGCCCGCCCACGGTCTCGAAATTGGTCCGCTCGCTGATCGCCGCACGGCTTCTGGAAGAGGGCGATGTGCTGGCCCCCGCGCCCGGCCGGCCAGCTCGCGTATTACACTTAGCCCACGCCGGAGTGCGCGTGCTGGGGGCGGTGGTCGAAGCGAACGAATGTTGCATTGCCGCCACCGGGCTCGACGGCCGGCTCCGCGACAGCCAAACGCATCGCTTCCCGACGCCCGACAGCTATCCGGCCTTGATCGAGGCCCTGGTAAAGCACGCCCGGAGATTGACGCCGCGCGGCGAAAAAGCGGGCACGCTGGCCCTCGGCATCAGCGTTCCGGGGCTCATCGACCGGCGGCAACAGCAGGTGTTGCTCTCCTCGAATCTGCACCTGCTGGAGCAACACACGTTTGCCGAGGATCTGCAAAAGCGTCTTGGCGTGCAAACGATCCTGTTGCACGACACGCATGGCCTGTGCCTGGCCGAGCGAGCCTTTGGGCAAGCGAAGGGCATCGACGATTTCGTGTTCATCGATGCCACCGGCGGCCTCGGCGCTGCCGTGATGAACGATGGCCGGCTCATGACGGGGCACAGTGGCCTGGCCGGCGAAATCGGCCATGTTACCGTGGATCCCAAGGGCCGCCGCTGTGGATGCGGCAATATCGGTTGCCTGGAAACCTTGGCCACGGATGTCGCTTTTGCCGAAGCTGTTTCCGAGCAACTCGGCGAGAAGATGGATATCGAGCGCGTGGTCCAAATGTTGCGGTCCGAGGAATCCGATTCAACCTCGGAATCTCGGCGAGCAAAGATTAGCGCCGAGATCGATCGCACGCTGGAATACCTGGGGATCGCGATTGCGACACTCGTGAATATCTTCAACCCGGCCGCGGTTTTCGTGCGCAGCCGGATGTTCGACATCCGCGACGATTTGTTCGACGCACTGTTGGAGCGGGTGCGCCGCCGAGCCTTGGGCCCGCTGCTGGCCGGCTGCAAAATCTTGCGCGCCACCGACAGCAAGCTGCACGGCGCGATCGCCGGCACGATCCACCATCTCACCAGCGTGCTCGGGCCGAAGATGTAA
- a CDS encoding sulfatase-like hydrolase/transferase, whose translation MIRSTWFRGRAGFVLLSAVELFLLQEATFALAYNPGTLFSLVARATRFFSDLFLLGAITLLLPRVGMIVMAVVALGINLGLVAYYSYFGIPLSLFTMMNQWREGRDVAKFSITAIPLLAAVLFGAALLAKIFLVRSARGTRIQLRRALAASAALFVAYVGLQAAFSCYDRPSLIREIVPPARFARGRGYTELWLAEWYYLDNSAVLKRATDTTRMASDRLTDLEVPLKIASRLIIIQVESLGFEAVDQTIDGKELMPFLDRLKDQSLFYRMRSPKRFGSADADFCILNAQWPSPDCINYKIPNFPYDGALPRFLKQFGFQTTCLMGDAGSTFSRRGPYEQMGFEEILFKEELLARYPVEIDDFGVRDPDLFRVSSILIRKPTDSRRPAKPICQFIVTTTSHWPWHNLHDSEKEIFPKSTAEVENYCNAFRSFDHTLCDYMMTLPPRTTVVIYGDHTSRIKFRNIVADWHGTTHFVPCWVYVVGENLAAQQRTRNSPVARDGSLTLLDLANYIRSQVRRSYAAP comes from the coding sequence GTGATTCGATCAACATGGTTTCGCGGGCGCGCGGGATTCGTGCTGCTTTCCGCGGTGGAGTTGTTTTTGCTCCAAGAGGCGACATTCGCGTTGGCCTATAACCCCGGTACGCTCTTCAGCCTTGTCGCGCGGGCCACCCGTTTCTTCTCCGATCTGTTTTTGTTGGGGGCAATCACCCTTCTGCTTCCGCGCGTGGGCATGATCGTCATGGCAGTGGTAGCGTTGGGCATCAATCTCGGCTTGGTGGCCTATTACAGCTACTTTGGAATCCCATTGTCGCTGTTTACCATGATGAATCAGTGGCGAGAGGGGCGAGACGTTGCGAAGTTCTCGATTACGGCAATTCCATTGCTTGCCGCGGTCTTGTTCGGCGCGGCGCTGTTGGCAAAGATCTTTCTCGTGCGATCGGCGCGCGGCACCCGAATTCAGCTCCGGCGCGCGTTGGCCGCCAGCGCAGCGCTATTTGTTGCCTACGTCGGCCTCCAGGCAGCGTTCTCGTGTTACGATCGTCCGAGCCTAATTCGCGAGATTGTGCCGCCGGCGCGGTTTGCGCGCGGGCGCGGCTATACTGAGCTCTGGCTGGCCGAATGGTACTACCTGGATAATTCGGCCGTTTTGAAACGGGCCACCGACACAACTCGCATGGCCTCCGACCGGCTAACCGACCTGGAGGTTCCGCTGAAGATCGCCAGCCGGTTGATCATTATCCAGGTGGAGAGCCTTGGGTTCGAAGCCGTCGACCAGACGATCGATGGAAAGGAACTCATGCCCTTTCTCGATAGGCTCAAAGACCAATCTCTGTTCTATCGCATGCGATCGCCAAAACGCTTCGGCTCCGCGGATGCCGACTTTTGCATTCTGAATGCACAATGGCCGTCACCGGATTGCATCAATTACAAAATTCCGAATTTCCCATACGATGGGGCACTCCCCAGGTTCCTGAAGCAATTTGGATTTCAAACGACTTGCTTGATGGGCGACGCCGGCTCGACGTTCAGCCGTCGCGGGCCCTATGAGCAGATGGGTTTTGAAGAAATACTTTTCAAAGAAGAGTTGCTCGCGCGCTATCCGGTCGAGATCGACGATTTTGGCGTGCGCGATCCCGATCTATTCCGCGTATCCAGCATCCTGATCCGAAAACCGACTGATTCGAGACGTCCCGCCAAGCCGATATGCCAATTCATTGTCACCACGACATCGCATTGGCCTTGGCACAACCTGCACGATTCAGAGAAGGAAATCTTTCCGAAATCCACCGCGGAAGTAGAAAACTATTGCAACGCGTTCCGTTCCTTCGATCATACCTTGTGCGATTACATGATGACGTTGCCGCCTCGGACAACCGTCGTCATCTACGGCGACCACACATCGCGAATCAAATTCCGAAATATCGTGGCGGATTGGCACGGGACGACTCATTTCGTACCCTGCTGGGTATACGTCGTGGGTGAAAATCTGGCGGCACAGCAACGTACGCGGAATTCGCCGGTCGCGCGCGATGGAAGCCTCACCCTGCTCGATCTGGCAAACTACATCCGCTCCCAGGTTCGCCGCTCGTACGCAGCACCCTAA